From a single Brassica rapa cultivar Chiifu-401-42 chromosome A01, CAAS_Brap_v3.01, whole genome shotgun sequence genomic region:
- the LOC103853623 gene encoding serine/threonine-protein kinase VPS15 isoform X2, translating into MGNKIARTTQVSATEYYLHDLPSSYNLVLKEVLGRGRFFKSILCKHDEGLVLVKVYFKRGDSIDLREYERRLVKIKDVFLSLEHPHVWPFQFWQETDKAAYLVRQYFFSNLHDRLSTRPFLSLVEKKWLAFQLLLAVKQCHEKGICHGDIKCENVLVTSWNWLYLADFASFKPTYIPYDDPSDFSFFYDTRERRLCYLAPERFYEHGGETKVAQNAPLKPSMDIFSVGCVIAELFLEGQPLFELAQLLAYRRGQHDPSQHLEKIPDPGIRKMILHMIQLEPEARLSAENYLQNYVGVIFPNYFSPFLHTLYCCWNPLPSDMRVATCHGIFQEILKKMMENKPGDEMGIDSPLPSHPVNARNVQETFTNQKLNTSKDLIRDTVNSKDETLYSISDALKKNRHPFLKKITMDDLGTLMSLYDSRSDTYGTPFLPVEVNMRCEGMVLIASMLCSCIRNIKLPHLRREAILLLRSCSLYIDDEDRLQRVLPYVVSLLSDTTAIVRCAAMETLCDILPLVRDFPPSDAKIFPEYIFPMLSMLPDDPEESVRICYASNIAKLALTAYGFLIHSFQLSNVGVLNESTSPQMSTTPATELQKANGDAQLSQLRKTIAEVVQELVMGPKQTPNVRRALLQDIGELCFFFGQRQSNYFLLPILPAFLNDRDEQLRSVFFEKIVYVCFFVGQRSVEEYLLPYIDQALSDQTEAVIVNALDCLSILCKSSFLRKRALLQMIECVYPLLYYPSQWVRKAVVTFIAACSEFLGAVDSFAFIAPVIRPFLSRLPASIASEEALFSCLKPPVTREAVYRILETARKPEIAEKQRKIWYSTSPQSGTLNLLEHGAEQKKSVEGKKPIMNASQQQEVQGKYAEKDAKLRIPRNPRLNASNTVELRDHLNQEKLQFSGLMAPYMSGMNNVTEPEGIPLYSFNMDKRAATNPPVASESSLQMNSLGMSSLSVPWMDSMSKSFNLASSVPVPKLVSGSFHVGTNPKQFYRVVHEPESRENEQMSSVISKFQDLGVSTSSKSASVTSEDASSISDLVGEPSPSRTSVPDSGWKPRGVLVAHLQEHRSAVNDIATSSDHSFFVSASDDSTVKVWDSRKLEKDISFRSRLTYHLEGSRGMCTTMLRNSTQVVVGASDGVLHMFSIDHISRGLGNVVEKYSGIVDIKNKDVKEGALLSLLNYTSDSLSGPMVMYSTQNCGIHLWDTRSDIDAWTLKANPEEGYVSSLVTSPCGNWFVSGSSRGVLTLWDLRFRVPVYSWQYPIICPIEKMCLCFLPPSVSLSTTMRPFIYVAAGFNEVTLWNADGGICQQVWRVANYENETNVSEFQWKLPSSKANPKANIRKNMSSKYRIEELNEPPPRLPGIRSLLPLPGGDLLTGGTDLKIRRWDYSSPERSYCICGPSLKGVVNDDFYELKTNSGVQFVQETMRRPLATKLTAKAVLAAAATDTAGCHRDSVQSLASVKLNQRLLISSSRDGAIKVWK; encoded by the exons ATGGGGAACAAAATCGCTCGAACGACGCAAGTCTCGGCGACGGAGTACTACCTCCACGACTTGCCTTCCTCTTACAATCTCGTCCTCAAGGAGGTTCTAGGCCGCGGGAGATTCTTCAAGTCGATCCTCTGTAAGCACGACGAAGGGTTGGTCCTCGTCAAGGTCTATTTCAAGCGCGGCGACTCGATCGATCTCAGGGAGTACGAGCGGCGTTTAGTGAAGATAAAGGATGTGTTTTTGTCTCTGGAGCATCCTCACGTCTGGCCTTTTCAG TTTTGGCAAGAGACTGATAAAGCGGCTTATTTGGTGAGGCAATACTTTTTCAGTAACCTGCATGATCGGTTGAGTACTCGGCCTTTCCTCAGTCTTGTGGAGAAGAAATGGTTGGCGTTTCAG TTGCTTCTTGCTGTGAAGCAGTGCCATGAGAAGGGTATATGTCATG GTGATATCAAGTGCGAGAATGTTTTGGTCACTTCCTGGAACTGGCTTTACCTTGCTGACTTTGCGTCTTTCAAACCCACATACATTCCTTACGATGATCCTTCGGACTTTTCCTTTTTCTATGATACAAGGGAACGAAGGCTTTGTTATCTGGCTCCAGAG aGATTCTATGAGCATGGAGGTGAGACCAAAGTTGCACAAAATGCTCCATTAAAGCCATCCATGGATATATTTTCTGTGGG GTGCGTGATAGCAGAGCTTTTTCTTGAGGGTCAGCCGCTATTTGAACTTGCTCAGCTTCTCGCTTATCGCAGAGGACAACATGATCCTAGCCAACACCTTGAAAAG ATTCCTGATCCTGGAATTCGCAAGATGATTCTTCATATGATTCAGTTAGAACCCGAAGCACGCCTATCAGCTGAAAACTACCTGCAAAATTATGTGGGAGTTATTTTCCCAAACTACTTCTCACCATTTCTGCACACTTTGTACTGTTGTTGGAATCCACTTCCTTCAGATATGAGG GTAGCAACTTGCCATGGCATATTTCAAGAAATACTTAAGAAGATGATGGAAAATAAGCCAGGTGATGAGATGGGTATTGATTCTCCTTTACCTTCACATCCAGTGAACGCAAGAAATGTACAAGAAACTTTTACGAATCAGAAACTGAACACCTCGAAGGACTTGATAAGGGATACTGTAAACTCCAAGGACGAGACCCTCTACTCTATTTCTGATGCACTCAAGAAAAATCGCCATCCTTTCTTGAAAAAGATAACAATGGACGATTTGGGCACACTGATGTCTCTCTATGATAGCCGTTCCGACACTTACGGAACCCCTTTTCTACCGGTAGAAGTTAACATGAGATGCGAGGGAATGGTTCTGATCGCATCTATGCTCTGTTCCTGTATCCGCAATATCAAGTTGCCTCATTTGAGGAGGGAAGCCATACTTCTGCTGAGGTCTTGCTCTTTGTATATTGATGATGAAGATCGCTTACAACGTGTACTTCCATATGTTGTTTCCCTGCTTTCTGATACAACAGCAATCGTGCGGTGTGCTGCCATGGAAACTCTATGTGACATTCTGCCGCTTGTCCGAGATTTTCCTCCCAGTGATGCGAAGATCTTCCCAGAGTATATATTCCCGATGCTCTCCATGCTCCCTGATGATCCAGAAGAGAGTGTGAGGATATGTTATGCCAGCAATATTGCCAAACTTGCTCTTACTGCTTATGGATTCTTGATACATTCTTTCCAACTGAGCAACGTAGGGGTTCTTAATGAATCAACTTCGCCGCAGATGTCAACTACACCTGCTACTGAGTTGCAAAAGGCAAACGGCGATGCACAGCTTTCACAGCTTAGGAAAACTATTGCCGAAGTTGTTCAAGAGCTTGTTATGGGTCCAAAACAAACTCCGAATGTTAGAAGAGCACTCCTTCAGGACATAGGGGAGCTCTGCTTTTTCTTTGGTCAGAGGCAGAGCAATTACTTTCTACTCCCCATCCTCCCTGCCTTTCTTAACGACAGAGACGAACAGCTAAGATCTGTATTCTTTGAGAAAATTGTTTATGTATGCTTCTTTGTCGGTCAGAGAAGTGTGGAGGAATATCTATTGCCTTATATTGATCAAGCTTTGAGTGATCAGACAGAGGCTGTCATTGTCAATGCATTGGATTGCTTATCCATACTATGCAAGAGCAGCTTCTTGCGGAAGAGAGCTCTTCTCCAAATGATAGAGTGTGTTTATCCTTTGCTGTACTATCCATCTCAATGGGTAAGGAAGGCAGTCGTCACTTTCATCGCTGCCTGTAGTGAGTTCTTAGGTGCTGTCGACTCTTTTGCATTTATTGCCCCAGTAATACGTCCCTTTCTCAGTAGACTTCCTGCATCAATTGCTTCTGAGGAAGCTTTATTTTCATGCCTAAAGCCCCCAGTCACAAGGGAAGCAGTTTACCGTATCTTGGAAACTGCCAGGAAACCAGAAATAGCCGAAAAACAGCGGAAGATATGGTACAGTACTTCACCTCAGTCTGGGACCTTGAACTTGTTAGAACATGGGGCGGAACAGAAGAAAAGTGTGGAAGGGAAAAAACCGATTATGAACGCATCACAGCAACAAGAAGTTCAAGGAAAGTATGCAGAGAAAGATGCTAAACTGAGAATCCCGAGAAACCCAAGACTCAATGCTTCCAACACAGTTGAGCTTCGTGATCACTTGAATCAGGAGAAGTTACAGTTCTCCGGGCTTATGGCACCATACATGTCTGGTATGAATAACGTAACTGAACCAGAGGGGATACCTCTCTATTCGTTTAACATGGACAAACGAGCAGCCACGAATCCTCCAGTGGCTTCTGAGTCTTCATTGCAGATGAACTCTCTGGGCATGAGTTCGTTGTCAGTGCCATGGATGGATTCCATGAGCAAGTCATTTAACTTGGCTAGTTCGGTTCCAGTGCCTAAGCTAGTTTCTGGATCATTCCACGTTGGCACCAATCCTAAACAGTTTTACAGAGTGGTGCACGAGCCAGAAAGCAGAGAAAACGAGCAAATGTCCTCAGTCATCAGCAAATTTCAAGACCTCGGTGTATCCACCTCTTCAAAAAGCGCTTCTGTGACTTCAGAAGACGCGTCTTCAATATCGGATCTCGTAG GAGAACCATCTCCGTCGAGGACGTCGGTTCCGGATTCAGGTTGGAAGCCTCGTGGAGTATTAGTCGCTCATCTACAAGAGCACCGCTCTGCTGTCAACGACATTGCCACTTCAAGCGATCATAGCTTCTTTGTTAGTGCATCAGATGATTCTACAGTAAAGGTGTGGGACTCTAGAAAGCTGGAAAAGGACATTTCGTTCAGGTCAAGGCTAACATATCATCTCGAGGGAAGCAGAGGGATGTGCACAACAATGCTTAGGAATTCAACTCAAGTTGTCGTTGGAGCCTCCGATGGTGTGTTACATATGTTTTCCATTGACCATATCTCCAGAGGCTTGGGGAACGTGGTGGAGAAGTACTCAGGCATTGTTGATATCAAAAACAAGGATGTTAAAGAAGGCGCTTTGCTTTCTCTTTTGAACTACACCTCTGATAGCCTATCTGGCCCTATGGTAATGTATAGTACCCAAAACTGTGGGATCCACCTTTGGGATACAAGATCAGATATAGATGCGTGGACGCTGAAAGCAAACCCTGAAGAAGGATACGTGTCTTCTTTGGTGACAAGCCCATGCGGGAATTGGTTCGTGTCTGGGTCTTCAAGGGGAGTGCTTACTCTTTGGGATTTGAGGTTTCGTGTTCCTGTATATTCGTGGCAATACCCTATAATATGCCCCATAGAAAAGATGTGTCTCTGCTTTCTTCCTCCGAGCGTCTCGCTGTCCACCACGATGAGACCTTTTATTTATGTTGCTGCTGGTTTCAATGAAGTTACGCTCTGGAATGCAGATGGAGGCATCTGTCAACAG GTATGGAGAGTAGCCAACTATGAAAATGAGACGAATGTTTCCGAGTTTCAGTGGAAGCTACCAAGCAGTAAGGCAAATCCCAAGGCGAATATTCGCAAGAACATGAGCTCCAAGTATAGAATCGAAGAGTTGAACGAGCCTCCTCCTCGTCTTCCTGGTATCCGCTCGTTGCTTCCTTTACCCGGAGGCGACTTGTTAACAGGTGGTACTGACTTGAAGATTCGGCGTTGGGATTACTCCAG CCCTGAGAGAAGTTACTGTATCTGTGGTCCGAGTTTGAAGGGAGTCgtaaatgatgatttctacGAACTCAAAACCAACTCTGGAGTGCAGTTTGTTCAG GAGACAATGAGGCGGCCTCTGGCAACCAAACTGACGGCAAAGGCAGTACTTGCAGCGGCTGCAACAGACACAGCAGGATGTCACCGTGACTCAGTTCAGTCTCTGGCATCAGTGAAGCTGAACCAGAGACTGTTAATATCAAGCAGCAGAGATGGAGCGATCAAGGTCTGGAAGTAA
- the LOC103853623 gene encoding serine/threonine-protein kinase VPS15 isoform X3 yields the protein MGNKIARTTQVSATEYYLHDLPSSYNLVLKEVLGRGRFFKSILCKHDEGLVLVKVYFKRGDSIDLREYERRLVKIKDVFLSLEHPHVWPFQFWQETDKAAYLVRQYFFSNLHDRLSTRPFLSLVEKKWLAFQLLLAVKQCHEKGICHGDIKCENVLVTSWNWLYLADFASFKPTYIPYDDPSDFSFFYDTRERRLCYLAPERFYEHGGETKVAQNAPLKPSMDIFSVGCVIAELFLEGQPLFELAQLLAYRRGQHDPSQHLEKIPDPGIRKMILHMIQLEPEARLSAENYLQNYVGVIFPNYFSPFLHTLYCCWNPLPSDMRVATCHGIFQEILKKMMENKPGDEMGIDSPLPSHPVNARNVQETFTNQKLNTSKDLIRDTVNSKDETLYSISDALKKNRHPFLKKITMDDLGTLMSLYDSRSDTYGTPFLPVEVNMRCEGMVLIASMLCSCIRNIKLPHLRREAILLLRSCSLYIDDEDRLQRVLPYVVSLLSDTTAIVRCAAMETLCDILPLVRDFPPSDAKIFPEYIFPMLSMLPDDPEESVRICYASNIAKLALTAYGFLIHSFQLSNVGVLNESTSPQMSTTPATELQKANGDAQLSQLRKTIAEVVQELVMGPKQTPNVRRALLQDIGELCFFFGQRQSNYFLLPILPAFLNDRDEQLRSVFFEKIVYVCFFVGQRSVEEYLLPYIDQALSDQTEAVIVNALDCLSILCKSSFLRKRALLQMIECVYPLLYYPSQWVRKAVVTFIAACSEFLGAVDSFAFIAPVIRPFLSRLPASIASEEALFSCLKPPVTREAVYRILETARKPEIAEKQRKIWYSTSPQSGTLNLLEHGAEQKKSVEGKKPIMNASQQQEVQGKYAEKDAKLRIPRNPRLNASNTVELRDHLNQEKLQFSGLMAPYMSGMNNVTEPEGIPLYSFNMDKRAATNPPVASESSLQMNSLGMSSLSVPWMDSMSKSFNLASSVPVPKLVSGSFHVGTNPKQFYRVVHEPESRENEQMSSVISKFQDLGVSTSSKSASVTSEDASSISDLVGEPSPSRTSVPDSGWKPRGVLVAHLQEHRSAVNDIATSSDHSFFVSASDDSTVKVWDSRKLEKDISFRSRLTYHLEGSRGMCTTMLRNSTQVVVGASDGVLHMFSIDHISRGLGNVVEKYSGIVDIKNKDVKEGALLSLLNYTSDSLSGPMVMYSTQNCGIHLWDTRSDIDAWTLKANPEEGYVSSLVTSPCGNWFVSGSSRGVLTLWDLRFRVPVYSWQYPIICPIEKMCLCFLPPSVSLSTTMRPFIYVAAGFNEVTLWNADGGICQQVWRVANYENETNVSEFQWKLPSSKANPKANIRKNMSSKYRIEELNEPPPRLPGIRSLLPLPGGDLLTGGTDLKIRRWDYSSPERSYCICGPSLKGVVNDDFYELKTNSGVQFVQETMRRPLATKLTAKAVLAAAATDTAGCHRDSVQSLASVKLNQRLLISSSRDGAIKVWK from the exons ATGGGGAACAAAATCGCTCGAACGACGCAAGTCTCGGCGACGGAGTACTACCTCCACGACTTGCCTTCCTCTTACAATCTCGTCCTCAAGGAGGTTCTAGGCCGCGGGAGATTCTTCAAGTCGATCCTCTGTAAGCACGACGAAGGGTTGGTCCTCGTCAAGGTCTATTTCAAGCGCGGCGACTCGATCGATCTCAGGGAGTACGAGCGGCGTTTAGTGAAGATAAAGGATGTGTTTTTGTCTCTGGAGCATCCTCACGTCTGGCCTTTTCAG TTTTGGCAAGAGACTGATAAAGCGGCTTATTTGGTGAGGCAATACTTTTTCAGTAACCTGCATGATCGGTTGAGTACTCGGCCTTTCCTCAGTCTTGTGGAGAAGAAATGGTTGGCGTTTCAG TTGCTTCTTGCTGTGAAGCAGTGCCATGAGAAGGGTATATGTCATG GTGATATCAAGTGCGAGAATGTTTTGGTCACTTCCTGGAACTGGCTTTACCTTGCTGACTTTGCGTCTTTCAAACCCACATACATTCCTTACGATGATCCTTCGGACTTTTCCTTTTTCTATGATACAAGGGAACGAAGGCTTTGTTATCTGGCTCCAGAG aGATTCTATGAGCATGGAGGTGAGACCAAAGTTGCACAAAATGCTCCATTAAAGCCATCCATGGATATATTTTCTGTGGG GTGCGTGATAGCAGAGCTTTTTCTTGAGGGTCAGCCGCTATTTGAACTTGCTCAGCTTCTCGCTTATCGCAGAGGACAACATGATCCTAGCCAACACCTTGAAAAG ATTCCTGATCCTGGAATTCGCAAGATGATTCTTCATATGATTCAGTTAGAACCCGAAGCACGCCTATCAGCTGAAAACTACCTGCAAAATTATGTGGGAGTTATTTTCCCAAACTACTTCTCACCATTTCTGCACACTTTGTACTGTTGTTGGAATCCACTTCCTTCAGATATGAGG GTAGCAACTTGCCATGGCATATTTCAAGAAATACTTAAGAAGATGATGGAAAATAAGCCAGGTGATGAGATGGGTATTGATTCTCCTTTACCTTCACATCCAGTGAACGCAAGAAATGTACAAGAAACTTTTACGAATCAGAAACTGAACACCTCGAAGGACTTGATAAGGGATACTGTAAACTCCAAGGACGAGACCCTCTACTCTATTTCTGATGCACTCAAGAAAAATCGCCATCCTTTCTTGAAAAAGATAACAATGGACGATTTGGGCACACTGATGTCTCTCTATGATAGCCGTTCCGACACTTACGGAACCCCTTTTCTACCGGTAGAAGTTAACATGAGATGCGAGGGAATGGTTCTGATCGCATCTATGCTCTGTTCCTGTATCCGCAATATCAAGTTGCCTCATTTGAGGAGGGAAGCCATACTTCTGCTGAGGTCTTGCTCTTTGTATATTGATGATGAAGATCGCTTACAACGTGTACTTCCATATGTTGTTTCCCTGCTTTCTGATACAACAGCAATCGTGCGGTGTGCTGCCATGGAAACTCTATGTGACATTCTGCCGCTTGTCCGAGATTTTCCTCCCAGTGATGCGAAGATCTTCCCAGAGTATATATTCCCGATGCTCTCCATGCTCCCTGATGATCCAGAAGAGAGTGTGAGGATATGTTATGCCAGCAATATTGCCAAACTTGCTCTTACTGCTTATGGATTCTTGATACATTCTTTCCAACTGAGCAACGTAGGGGTTCTTAATGAATCAACTTCGCCGCAGATGTCAACTACACCTGCTACTGAGTTGCAAAAGGCAAACGGCGATGCACAGCTTTCACAGCTTAGGAAAACTATTGCCGAAGTTGTTCAAGAGCTTGTTATGGGTCCAAAACAAACTCCGAATGTTAGAAGAGCACTCCTTCAGGACATAGGGGAGCTCTGCTTTTTCTTTGGTCAGAGGCAGAGCAATTACTTTCTACTCCCCATCCTCCCTGCCTTTCTTAACGACAGAGACGAACAGCTAAGATCTGTATTCTTTGAGAAAATTGTTTATGTATGCTTCTTTGTCGGTCAGAGAAGTGTGGAGGAATATCTATTGCCTTATATTGATCAAGCTTTGAGTGATCAGACAGAGGCTGTCATTGTCAATGCATTGGATTGCTTATCCATACTATGCAAGAGCAGCTTCTTGCGGAAGAGAGCTCTTCTCCAAATGATAGAGTGTGTTTATCCTTTGCTGTACTATCCATCTCAATGGGTAAGGAAGGCAGTCGTCACTTTCATCGCTGCCTGTAGTGAGTTCTTAGGTGCTGTCGACTCTTTTGCATTTATTGCCCCAGTAATACGTCCCTTTCTCAGTAGACTTCCTGCATCAATTGCTTCTGAGGAAGCTTTATTTTCATGCCTAAAGCCCCCAGTCACAAGGGAAGCAGTTTACCGTATCTTGGAAACTGCCAGGAAACCAGAAATAGCCGAAAAACAGCGGAAGATATGGTACAGTACTTCACCTCAGTCTGGGACCTTGAACTTGTTAGAACATGGGGCGGAACAGAAGAAAAGTGTGGAAGGGAAAAAACCGATTATGAACGCATCACAGCAACAAGAAGTTCAAGGAAAGTATGCAGAGAAAGATGCTAAACTGAGAATCCCGAGAAACCCAAGACTCAATGCTTCCAACACAGTTGAGCTTCGTGATCACTTGAATCAGGAGAAGTTACAGTTCTCCGGGCTTATGGCACCATACATGTCTGGTATGAATAACGTAACTGAACCAGAGGGGATACCTCTCTATTCGTTTAACATGGACAAACGAGCAGCCACGAATCCTCCAGTGGCTTCTGAGTCTTCATTGCAGATGAACTCTCTGGGCATGAGTTCGTTGTCAGTGCCATGGATGGATTCCATGAGCAAGTCATTTAACTTGGCTAGTTCGGTTCCAGTGCCTAAGCTAGTTTCTGGATCATTCCACGTTGGCACCAATCCTAAACAGTTTTACAGAGTGGTGCACGAGCCAGAAAGCAGAGAAAACGAGCAAATGTCCTCAGTCATCAGCAAATTTCAAGACCTCGGTGTATCCACCTCTTCAAAAAGCGCTTCTGTGACTTCAGAAGACGCGTCTTCAATATCGGATCTCGTAGGAGAACCATCTCCGTCGAGGACGTCGGTTCCGGATTCAG GTTGGAAGCCTCGTGGAGTATTAGTCGCTCATCTACAAGAGCACCGCTCTGCTGTCAACGACATTGCCACTTCAAGCGATCATAGCTTCTTTGTTAGTGCATCAGATGATTCTACAGTAAAGGTGTGGGACTCTAGAAAGCTGGAAAAGGACATTTCGTTCAGGTCAAGGCTAACATATCATCTCGAGGGAAGCAGAGGGATGTGCACAACAATGCTTAGGAATTCAACTCAAGTTGTCGTTGGAGCCTCCGATGGTGTGTTACATATGTTTTCCATTGACCATATCTCCAGAGGCTTGGGGAACGTGGTGGAGAAGTACTCAGGCATTGTTGATATCAAAAACAAGGATGTTAAAGAAGGCGCTTTGCTTTCTCTTTTGAACTACACCTCTGATAGCCTATCTGGCCCTATGGTAATGTATAGTACCCAAAACTGTGGGATCCACCTTTGGGATACAAGATCAGATATAGATGCGTGGACGCTGAAAGCAAACCCTGAAGAAGGATACGTGTCTTCTTTGGTGACAAGCCCATGCGGGAATTGGTTCGTGTCTGGGTCTTCAAGGGGAGTGCTTACTCTTTGGGATTTGAGGTTTCGTGTTCCTGTATATTCGTGGCAATACCCTATAATATGCCCCATAGAAAAGATGTGTCTCTGCTTTCTTCCTCCGAGCGTCTCGCTGTCCACCACGATGAGACCTTTTATTTATGTTGCTGCTGGTTTCAATGAAGTTACGCTCTGGAATGCAGATGGAGGCATCTGTCAACAG GTATGGAGAGTAGCCAACTATGAAAATGAGACGAATGTTTCCGAGTTTCAGTGGAAGCTACCAAGCAGTAAGGCAAATCCCAAGGCGAATATTCGCAAGAACATGAGCTCCAAGTATAGAATCGAAGAGTTGAACGAGCCTCCTCCTCGTCTTCCTGGTATCCGCTCGTTGCTTCCTTTACCCGGAGGCGACTTGTTAACAGGTGGTACTGACTTGAAGATTCGGCGTTGGGATTACTCCAG CCCTGAGAGAAGTTACTGTATCTGTGGTCCGAGTTTGAAGGGAGTCgtaaatgatgatttctacGAACTCAAAACCAACTCTGGAGTGCAGTTTGTTCAG GAGACAATGAGGCGGCCTCTGGCAACCAAACTGACGGCAAAGGCAGTACTTGCAGCGGCTGCAACAGACACAGCAGGATGTCACCGTGACTCAGTTCAGTCTCTGGCATCAGTGAAGCTGAACCAGAGACTGTTAATATCAAGCAGCAGAGATGGAGCGATCAAGGTCTGGAAGTAA